The Rhododendron vialii isolate Sample 1 chromosome 8a, ASM3025357v1 genome has a window encoding:
- the LOC131335455 gene encoding protein ANTI-SILENCING 1-like isoform X3, whose amino-acid sequence MSLLGEAHEDHTEFNWGRQTGVGGPNKDFLLYGSFTHGGVEYFLYDCVYMWRDNELDIGKIVKIWETPSHSKKVKVVWFFRPIEIRQWLGDVEPLWNEIFLASGEGNGLCNRNPLEAICGKCNVVCTSKDKRNPQPSKEDLRMADYIFNRTFDVARCTISPIFPDVIAESEVKHFFNREKDPKLIASEDGANLKGKIANPSSFVKVEGVTALRNPVKDGKFDMSPKPAAKVADKAEMKCVHNLSPTSLSDKSHKRRRVHFSIVDPKEEHSNRVKGSKSDNQPQEITRRPVVGGLGLLPKEELFNGVKGSKSDNQPQEITRRPAVGGLGLLPKEELSYGVKGSKSDNQPQEITRRPAVQTSKWFDQQSWMEKLKSAYERGTLVLLENLDPSYTSSEVEDIVWSALKEMGEAKMVPRCTLSSPDHGQAFFIFKSVDAAERAISELKEKCLMLSNGRPLLGRKGCLVEPNNASTSFVGHMVINNLKLQKQKAEWKIAVSTSHYSQPNTIEYDMALEWLVLQERSKLRWDALNKQQAEEIEQLRSQLKTHHNA is encoded by the exons ATGTCGCTACTTGGAGAAGCACATGAAGATCATACCGAGTTTAACTGGGGTCGTCAGACAGGCGTTGGTGGTCCAAACAAAGATTTCCTCTTATACGGATCTTTTACACATGGCGGTGTGGAGTACTTTCTTTATGATTGTGTATACATGTGGCGTGACAATGAGCTTGACATTGGTAAAATTGTAAAGATATGGGAGACTCCAAGCCACTCAAAGAAGGTGAAGGTTGTATGGTTTTTTCGTCCTATTGAAATACGACAATGGCTTGGAGATGTTGAGCCGCTTTGGAATGAAATATTCTTAGCTTCCGGTGAAGGCAATGGCCTCTGCAATCGTAATCCGTTG GAAGCAATTTGTGGAAAATGCAATGTTGTCTGTACGTCAAAGGACAAGAGAAATCCTCAACCATCGAAAGAAGATTTGAGAATGGCTGATTACATTTTCAATCGTACTTTTGATGTTGCGAGGTGCACAATATCTCCCATCTTTCCGGATGTGATAGCAGAATCCGAAG TGAAACATTTCTTTAACAGGGAAAAAGACCCAAAGCTCATTGCATCAGAAGATGGTGCAAACTTGAAAGGGAAGATTGCAAACCCAAGTTCGTTTGTTAAGGTTGAAGGGGTTACAGCTTTGAGGAACCCAGTGAAAGATGGCAAGTTTGACATGAGCCCTAAACCAGCAGCCAAAG TTGCAGATAAAGCTGAGATGAAATGTGTCCACAATCTGTCACCCACCAGTTTATCTGATAAGTCACATAAACGGAGGAGGGTTCATTTTAGTATTG TTGATCCTAAAGAAGAACATTCTAATAGAGTTAAGGGCAGCAAATCCGACAACCAACCTCAGGAGATTACAAGAAGGCCGGTTGTG GGCGGACTTGGTTTGTTACCTAAAGAAGAACTTTTTAATGGGGTTAAGGGCAGCAAATCCGACAACCAACCTCAGGAGATTACAAGAAGGCCGGCTGTG GGCGGACTTGGTTTGTTACCTAAAGAAGAACTTTCTTATGGGGTTAAGGGCAGCAAATCCGACAACCAACCTCAGGAGATTACAAGAAGGCCGGCTGTG CAAACAAGTAAATGGTTCGATCAACAA TCTTGGATGGAAAAGTTGAAGAGTGCTTATGAAAGAGGCACTCTTGTCTTACTAGAAAACTTGGATCCGTCGTATACATCTTCAGAAGTAGAG GATATTGTTTGGAGTGCCTTGAAGGAAATGGGTGAAGCTAAGATGGTACCGCGTTGCACATTGTCCAGTCCTGACCATG GACAAGCTTTTTTCATATTCAAATCAGTGGATGCAGCAGAACGTGCAATTTCTGAGTTAAAGGAGAAATGCCTAATGCTATCAAATGGAAG ACCTCTTCTTGGTCGCAAAGGATGTCTAGTAGAGCCAAACAACGCTTCTACTAGTTTTGTTGGCCATATGGTCATTAACAACCTCAAATTGCAGAAGCAAAAAGCAGAATGG AAAATTGCTGTATCTACATCCCACTACTCCCAGCCCAACACGATCGAATACGATATGGCCTTGGAATGGCTTGTGTTACAAGAGAGATCAAAACTACGGTGGGATGCTTTGAATAAG CAACAGGCGGAGGAGATAGAACAACTTAGAAGCCAACTAAAGACCCATCACAACGCGTAA
- the LOC131335455 gene encoding protein ANTI-SILENCING 1-like isoform X7 — MSLLGEAHEDHTEFNWGRQTGVGGPNKDFLLYGSFTHGGVEYFLYDCVYMWRDNELDIGKIVKIWETPSHSKKVKVVWFFRPIEIRQWLGDVEPLWNEIFLASGEGNGLCNRNPLEAICGKCNVVCTSKDKRNPQPSKEDLRMADYIFNRTFDVARCTISPIFPDVIAESEVKHFFNREKDPKLIASEDGANLKGKIANPSSFVKVEGVTALRNPVKDGKFDMSPKPAAKDKAEMKCVHNLSPTSLSDKSHKRRRVHFSIEHSNRVKGSKSDNQPQEITRRPVVGGLGLLPKEELFNGVKGSKSDNQPQEITRRPAVGGLGLLPKEELSYGVKGSKSDNQPQEITRRPAVQTSKWFDQQSWMEKLKSAYERGTLVLLENLDPSYTSSEVEDIVWSALKEMGEAKMVPRCTLSSPDHGQAFFIFKSVDAAERAISELKEKCLMLSNGRPLLGRKGCLVEPNNASTSFVGHMVINNLKLQKQKAEWKIAVSTSHYSQPNTIEYDMALEWLVLQERSKLRWDALNKVSKKPLQLLLVFNESLFLAHMLL, encoded by the exons ATGTCGCTACTTGGAGAAGCACATGAAGATCATACCGAGTTTAACTGGGGTCGTCAGACAGGCGTTGGTGGTCCAAACAAAGATTTCCTCTTATACGGATCTTTTACACATGGCGGTGTGGAGTACTTTCTTTATGATTGTGTATACATGTGGCGTGACAATGAGCTTGACATTGGTAAAATTGTAAAGATATGGGAGACTCCAAGCCACTCAAAGAAGGTGAAGGTTGTATGGTTTTTTCGTCCTATTGAAATACGACAATGGCTTGGAGATGTTGAGCCGCTTTGGAATGAAATATTCTTAGCTTCCGGTGAAGGCAATGGCCTCTGCAATCGTAATCCGTTG GAAGCAATTTGTGGAAAATGCAATGTTGTCTGTACGTCAAAGGACAAGAGAAATCCTCAACCATCGAAAGAAGATTTGAGAATGGCTGATTACATTTTCAATCGTACTTTTGATGTTGCGAGGTGCACAATATCTCCCATCTTTCCGGATGTGATAGCAGAATCCGAAG TGAAACATTTCTTTAACAGGGAAAAAGACCCAAAGCTCATTGCATCAGAAGATGGTGCAAACTTGAAAGGGAAGATTGCAAACCCAAGTTCGTTTGTTAAGGTTGAAGGGGTTACAGCTTTGAGGAACCCAGTGAAAGATGGCAAGTTTGACATGAGCCCTAAACCAGCAGCCAAAG ATAAAGCTGAGATGAAATGTGTCCACAATCTGTCACCCACCAGTTTATCTGATAAGTCACATAAACGGAGGAGGGTTCATTTTAGTATTG AACATTCTAATAGAGTTAAGGGCAGCAAATCCGACAACCAACCTCAGGAGATTACAAGAAGGCCGGTTGTG GGCGGACTTGGTTTGTTACCTAAAGAAGAACTTTTTAATGGGGTTAAGGGCAGCAAATCCGACAACCAACCTCAGGAGATTACAAGAAGGCCGGCTGTG GGCGGACTTGGTTTGTTACCTAAAGAAGAACTTTCTTATGGGGTTAAGGGCAGCAAATCCGACAACCAACCTCAGGAGATTACAAGAAGGCCGGCTGTG CAAACAAGTAAATGGTTCGATCAACAA TCTTGGATGGAAAAGTTGAAGAGTGCTTATGAAAGAGGCACTCTTGTCTTACTAGAAAACTTGGATCCGTCGTATACATCTTCAGAAGTAGAG GATATTGTTTGGAGTGCCTTGAAGGAAATGGGTGAAGCTAAGATGGTACCGCGTTGCACATTGTCCAGTCCTGACCATG GACAAGCTTTTTTCATATTCAAATCAGTGGATGCAGCAGAACGTGCAATTTCTGAGTTAAAGGAGAAATGCCTAATGCTATCAAATGGAAG ACCTCTTCTTGGTCGCAAAGGATGTCTAGTAGAGCCAAACAACGCTTCTACTAGTTTTGTTGGCCATATGGTCATTAACAACCTCAAATTGCAGAAGCAAAAAGCAGAATGG AAAATTGCTGTATCTACATCCCACTACTCCCAGCCCAACACGATCGAATACGATATGGCCTTGGAATGGCTTGTGTTACAAGAGAGATCAAAACTACGGTGGGATGCTTTGAATAAGGTAAGCAAGAAACCCCTACAActtcttcttgttttcaatGAATCTCTCTTTCTAGCACACATGCTGTTATAG
- the LOC131335455 gene encoding protein ANTI-SILENCING 1-like isoform X6 has product MSLLGEAHEDHTEFNWGRQTGVGGPNKDFLLYGSFTHGGVEYFLYDCVYMWRDNELDIGKIVKIWETPSHSKKVKVVWFFRPIEIRQWLGDVEPLWNEIFLASGEGNGLCNRNPLEAICGKCNVVCTSKDKRNPQPSKEDLRMADYIFNRTFDVARCTISPIFPDVIAESEVKHFFNREKDPKLIASEDGANLKGKIANPSSFVKVEGVTALRNPVKDGKFDMSPKPAAKDKAEMKCVHNLSPTSLSDKSHKRRRVHFSIEEHSNRVKGSKSDNQPQEITRRPVVGGLGLLPKEELFNGVKGSKSDNQPQEITRRPAVGGLGLLPKEELSYGVKGSKSDNQPQEITRRPAVQTSKWFDQQSWMEKLKSAYERGTLVLLENLDPSYTSSEVEDIVWSALKEMGEAKMVPRCTLSSPDHGQAFFIFKSVDAAERAISELKEKCLMLSNGRPLLGRKGCLVEPNNASTSFVGHMVINNLKLQKQKAEWKIAVSTSHYSQPNTIEYDMALEWLVLQERSKLRWDALNKVSKKPLQLLLVFNESLFLAHMLL; this is encoded by the exons ATGTCGCTACTTGGAGAAGCACATGAAGATCATACCGAGTTTAACTGGGGTCGTCAGACAGGCGTTGGTGGTCCAAACAAAGATTTCCTCTTATACGGATCTTTTACACATGGCGGTGTGGAGTACTTTCTTTATGATTGTGTATACATGTGGCGTGACAATGAGCTTGACATTGGTAAAATTGTAAAGATATGGGAGACTCCAAGCCACTCAAAGAAGGTGAAGGTTGTATGGTTTTTTCGTCCTATTGAAATACGACAATGGCTTGGAGATGTTGAGCCGCTTTGGAATGAAATATTCTTAGCTTCCGGTGAAGGCAATGGCCTCTGCAATCGTAATCCGTTG GAAGCAATTTGTGGAAAATGCAATGTTGTCTGTACGTCAAAGGACAAGAGAAATCCTCAACCATCGAAAGAAGATTTGAGAATGGCTGATTACATTTTCAATCGTACTTTTGATGTTGCGAGGTGCACAATATCTCCCATCTTTCCGGATGTGATAGCAGAATCCGAAG TGAAACATTTCTTTAACAGGGAAAAAGACCCAAAGCTCATTGCATCAGAAGATGGTGCAAACTTGAAAGGGAAGATTGCAAACCCAAGTTCGTTTGTTAAGGTTGAAGGGGTTACAGCTTTGAGGAACCCAGTGAAAGATGGCAAGTTTGACATGAGCCCTAAACCAGCAGCCAAAG ATAAAGCTGAGATGAAATGTGTCCACAATCTGTCACCCACCAGTTTATCTGATAAGTCACATAAACGGAGGAGGGTTCATTTTAGTATTG AAGAACATTCTAATAGAGTTAAGGGCAGCAAATCCGACAACCAACCTCAGGAGATTACAAGAAGGCCGGTTGTG GGCGGACTTGGTTTGTTACCTAAAGAAGAACTTTTTAATGGGGTTAAGGGCAGCAAATCCGACAACCAACCTCAGGAGATTACAAGAAGGCCGGCTGTG GGCGGACTTGGTTTGTTACCTAAAGAAGAACTTTCTTATGGGGTTAAGGGCAGCAAATCCGACAACCAACCTCAGGAGATTACAAGAAGGCCGGCTGTG CAAACAAGTAAATGGTTCGATCAACAA TCTTGGATGGAAAAGTTGAAGAGTGCTTATGAAAGAGGCACTCTTGTCTTACTAGAAAACTTGGATCCGTCGTATACATCTTCAGAAGTAGAG GATATTGTTTGGAGTGCCTTGAAGGAAATGGGTGAAGCTAAGATGGTACCGCGTTGCACATTGTCCAGTCCTGACCATG GACAAGCTTTTTTCATATTCAAATCAGTGGATGCAGCAGAACGTGCAATTTCTGAGTTAAAGGAGAAATGCCTAATGCTATCAAATGGAAG ACCTCTTCTTGGTCGCAAAGGATGTCTAGTAGAGCCAAACAACGCTTCTACTAGTTTTGTTGGCCATATGGTCATTAACAACCTCAAATTGCAGAAGCAAAAAGCAGAATGG AAAATTGCTGTATCTACATCCCACTACTCCCAGCCCAACACGATCGAATACGATATGGCCTTGGAATGGCTTGTGTTACAAGAGAGATCAAAACTACGGTGGGATGCTTTGAATAAGGTAAGCAAGAAACCCCTACAActtcttcttgttttcaatGAATCTCTCTTTCTAGCACACATGCTGTTATAG
- the LOC131335455 gene encoding protein ANTI-SILENCING 1-like isoform X2 produces the protein MSLLGEAHEDHTEFNWGRQTGVGGPNKDFLLYGSFTHGGVEYFLYDCVYMWRDNELDIGKIVKIWETPSHSKKVKVVWFFRPIEIRQWLGDVEPLWNEIFLASGEGNGLCNRNPLEAICGKCNVVCTSKDKRNPQPSKEDLRMADYIFNRTFDVARCTISPIFPDVIAESEVKHFFNREKDPKLIASEDGANLKGKIANPSSFVKVEGVTALRNPVKDGKFDMSPKPAAKDKAEMKCVHNLSPTSLSDKSHKRRRVHFSIVDPKEEHSNRVKGSKSDNQPQEITRRPVVGGLGLLPKEELFNGVKGSKSDNQPQEITRRPAVGGLGLLPKEELSYGVKGSKSDNQPQEITRRPAVQTSKWFDQQSWMEKLKSAYERGTLVLLENLDPSYTSSEVEDIVWSALKEMGEAKMVPRCTLSSPDHGQAFFIFKSVDAAERAISELKEKCLMLSNGRPLLGRKGCLVEPNNASTSFVGHMVINNLKLQKQKAEWKIAVSTSHYSQPNTIEYDMALEWLVLQERSKLRWDALNKVSKKPLQLLLVFNESLFLAHMLL, from the exons ATGTCGCTACTTGGAGAAGCACATGAAGATCATACCGAGTTTAACTGGGGTCGTCAGACAGGCGTTGGTGGTCCAAACAAAGATTTCCTCTTATACGGATCTTTTACACATGGCGGTGTGGAGTACTTTCTTTATGATTGTGTATACATGTGGCGTGACAATGAGCTTGACATTGGTAAAATTGTAAAGATATGGGAGACTCCAAGCCACTCAAAGAAGGTGAAGGTTGTATGGTTTTTTCGTCCTATTGAAATACGACAATGGCTTGGAGATGTTGAGCCGCTTTGGAATGAAATATTCTTAGCTTCCGGTGAAGGCAATGGCCTCTGCAATCGTAATCCGTTG GAAGCAATTTGTGGAAAATGCAATGTTGTCTGTACGTCAAAGGACAAGAGAAATCCTCAACCATCGAAAGAAGATTTGAGAATGGCTGATTACATTTTCAATCGTACTTTTGATGTTGCGAGGTGCACAATATCTCCCATCTTTCCGGATGTGATAGCAGAATCCGAAG TGAAACATTTCTTTAACAGGGAAAAAGACCCAAAGCTCATTGCATCAGAAGATGGTGCAAACTTGAAAGGGAAGATTGCAAACCCAAGTTCGTTTGTTAAGGTTGAAGGGGTTACAGCTTTGAGGAACCCAGTGAAAGATGGCAAGTTTGACATGAGCCCTAAACCAGCAGCCAAAG ATAAAGCTGAGATGAAATGTGTCCACAATCTGTCACCCACCAGTTTATCTGATAAGTCACATAAACGGAGGAGGGTTCATTTTAGTATTG TTGATCCTAAAGAAGAACATTCTAATAGAGTTAAGGGCAGCAAATCCGACAACCAACCTCAGGAGATTACAAGAAGGCCGGTTGTG GGCGGACTTGGTTTGTTACCTAAAGAAGAACTTTTTAATGGGGTTAAGGGCAGCAAATCCGACAACCAACCTCAGGAGATTACAAGAAGGCCGGCTGTG GGCGGACTTGGTTTGTTACCTAAAGAAGAACTTTCTTATGGGGTTAAGGGCAGCAAATCCGACAACCAACCTCAGGAGATTACAAGAAGGCCGGCTGTG CAAACAAGTAAATGGTTCGATCAACAA TCTTGGATGGAAAAGTTGAAGAGTGCTTATGAAAGAGGCACTCTTGTCTTACTAGAAAACTTGGATCCGTCGTATACATCTTCAGAAGTAGAG GATATTGTTTGGAGTGCCTTGAAGGAAATGGGTGAAGCTAAGATGGTACCGCGTTGCACATTGTCCAGTCCTGACCATG GACAAGCTTTTTTCATATTCAAATCAGTGGATGCAGCAGAACGTGCAATTTCTGAGTTAAAGGAGAAATGCCTAATGCTATCAAATGGAAG ACCTCTTCTTGGTCGCAAAGGATGTCTAGTAGAGCCAAACAACGCTTCTACTAGTTTTGTTGGCCATATGGTCATTAACAACCTCAAATTGCAGAAGCAAAAAGCAGAATGG AAAATTGCTGTATCTACATCCCACTACTCCCAGCCCAACACGATCGAATACGATATGGCCTTGGAATGGCTTGTGTTACAAGAGAGATCAAAACTACGGTGGGATGCTTTGAATAAGGTAAGCAAGAAACCCCTACAActtcttcttgttttcaatGAATCTCTCTTTCTAGCACACATGCTGTTATAG
- the LOC131335455 gene encoding protein ANTI-SILENCING 1-like isoform X8, translating into MHLFVCDSTLYGCLLLISYFEVEWGFVIFIAEAICGKCNVVCTSKDKRNPQPSKEDLRMADYIFNRTFDVARCTISPIFPDVIAESEVKHFFNREKDPKLIASEDGANLKGKIANPSSFVKVEGVTALRNPVKDGKFDMSPKPAAKVADKAEMKCVHNLSPTSLSDKSHKRRRVHFSIVDPKEEHSNRVKGSKSDNQPQEITRRPVVGGLGLLPKEELFNGVKGSKSDNQPQEITRRPAVGGLGLLPKEELSYGVKGSKSDNQPQEITRRPAVQTSKWFDQQSWMEKLKSAYERGTLVLLENLDPSYTSSEVEDIVWSALKEMGEAKMVPRCTLSSPDHGQAFFIFKSVDAAERAISELKEKCLMLSNGRPLLGRKGCLVEPNNASTSFVGHMVINNLKLQKQKAEWKIAVSTSHYSQPNTIEYDMALEWLVLQERSKLRWDALNKVSKKPLQLLLVFNESLFLAHMLL; encoded by the exons ATGCATCTGTTTGTTTGTGACTCCACTCTGTACGGATGTCTTCTGCTGATATCGTATTTCGAGGTCGAATGGGGTTTTGTGATCTTCATAGCG GAAGCAATTTGTGGAAAATGCAATGTTGTCTGTACGTCAAAGGACAAGAGAAATCCTCAACCATCGAAAGAAGATTTGAGAATGGCTGATTACATTTTCAATCGTACTTTTGATGTTGCGAGGTGCACAATATCTCCCATCTTTCCGGATGTGATAGCAGAATCCGAAG TGAAACATTTCTTTAACAGGGAAAAAGACCCAAAGCTCATTGCATCAGAAGATGGTGCAAACTTGAAAGGGAAGATTGCAAACCCAAGTTCGTTTGTTAAGGTTGAAGGGGTTACAGCTTTGAGGAACCCAGTGAAAGATGGCAAGTTTGACATGAGCCCTAAACCAGCAGCCAAAG TTGCAGATAAAGCTGAGATGAAATGTGTCCACAATCTGTCACCCACCAGTTTATCTGATAAGTCACATAAACGGAGGAGGGTTCATTTTAGTATTG TTGATCCTAAAGAAGAACATTCTAATAGAGTTAAGGGCAGCAAATCCGACAACCAACCTCAGGAGATTACAAGAAGGCCGGTTGTG GGCGGACTTGGTTTGTTACCTAAAGAAGAACTTTTTAATGGGGTTAAGGGCAGCAAATCCGACAACCAACCTCAGGAGATTACAAGAAGGCCGGCTGTG GGCGGACTTGGTTTGTTACCTAAAGAAGAACTTTCTTATGGGGTTAAGGGCAGCAAATCCGACAACCAACCTCAGGAGATTACAAGAAGGCCGGCTGTG CAAACAAGTAAATGGTTCGATCAACAA TCTTGGATGGAAAAGTTGAAGAGTGCTTATGAAAGAGGCACTCTTGTCTTACTAGAAAACTTGGATCCGTCGTATACATCTTCAGAAGTAGAG GATATTGTTTGGAGTGCCTTGAAGGAAATGGGTGAAGCTAAGATGGTACCGCGTTGCACATTGTCCAGTCCTGACCATG GACAAGCTTTTTTCATATTCAAATCAGTGGATGCAGCAGAACGTGCAATTTCTGAGTTAAAGGAGAAATGCCTAATGCTATCAAATGGAAG ACCTCTTCTTGGTCGCAAAGGATGTCTAGTAGAGCCAAACAACGCTTCTACTAGTTTTGTTGGCCATATGGTCATTAACAACCTCAAATTGCAGAAGCAAAAAGCAGAATGG AAAATTGCTGTATCTACATCCCACTACTCCCAGCCCAACACGATCGAATACGATATGGCCTTGGAATGGCTTGTGTTACAAGAGAGATCAAAACTACGGTGGGATGCTTTGAATAAGGTAAGCAAGAAACCCCTACAActtcttcttgttttcaatGAATCTCTCTTTCTAGCACACATGCTGTTATAG
- the LOC131335455 gene encoding protein ANTI-SILENCING 1-like isoform X4 produces the protein MSLLGEAHEDHTEFNWGRQTGVGGPNKDFLLYGSFTHGGVEYFLYDCVYMWRDNELDIGKIVKIWETPSHSKKVKVVWFFRPIEIRQWLGDVEPLWNEIFLASGEGNGLCNRNPLEAICGKCNVVCTSKDKRNPQPSKEDLRMADYIFNRTFDVARCTISPIFPDVIAESEVKHFFNREKDPKLIASEDGANLKGKIANPSSFVKVEGVTALRNPVKDGKFDMSPKPAAKVADKAEMKCVHNLSPTSLSDKSHKRRRVHFSIEEHSNRVKGSKSDNQPQEITRRPVVGGLGLLPKEELFNGVKGSKSDNQPQEITRRPAVGGLGLLPKEELSYGVKGSKSDNQPQEITRRPAVQTSKWFDQQSWMEKLKSAYERGTLVLLENLDPSYTSSEVEDIVWSALKEMGEAKMVPRCTLSSPDHGQAFFIFKSVDAAERAISELKEKCLMLSNGRPLLGRKGCLVEPNNASTSFVGHMVINNLKLQKQKAEWKIAVSTSHYSQPNTIEYDMALEWLVLQERSKLRWDALNKVSKKPLQLLLVFNESLFLAHMLL, from the exons ATGTCGCTACTTGGAGAAGCACATGAAGATCATACCGAGTTTAACTGGGGTCGTCAGACAGGCGTTGGTGGTCCAAACAAAGATTTCCTCTTATACGGATCTTTTACACATGGCGGTGTGGAGTACTTTCTTTATGATTGTGTATACATGTGGCGTGACAATGAGCTTGACATTGGTAAAATTGTAAAGATATGGGAGACTCCAAGCCACTCAAAGAAGGTGAAGGTTGTATGGTTTTTTCGTCCTATTGAAATACGACAATGGCTTGGAGATGTTGAGCCGCTTTGGAATGAAATATTCTTAGCTTCCGGTGAAGGCAATGGCCTCTGCAATCGTAATCCGTTG GAAGCAATTTGTGGAAAATGCAATGTTGTCTGTACGTCAAAGGACAAGAGAAATCCTCAACCATCGAAAGAAGATTTGAGAATGGCTGATTACATTTTCAATCGTACTTTTGATGTTGCGAGGTGCACAATATCTCCCATCTTTCCGGATGTGATAGCAGAATCCGAAG TGAAACATTTCTTTAACAGGGAAAAAGACCCAAAGCTCATTGCATCAGAAGATGGTGCAAACTTGAAAGGGAAGATTGCAAACCCAAGTTCGTTTGTTAAGGTTGAAGGGGTTACAGCTTTGAGGAACCCAGTGAAAGATGGCAAGTTTGACATGAGCCCTAAACCAGCAGCCAAAG TTGCAGATAAAGCTGAGATGAAATGTGTCCACAATCTGTCACCCACCAGTTTATCTGATAAGTCACATAAACGGAGGAGGGTTCATTTTAGTATTG AAGAACATTCTAATAGAGTTAAGGGCAGCAAATCCGACAACCAACCTCAGGAGATTACAAGAAGGCCGGTTGTG GGCGGACTTGGTTTGTTACCTAAAGAAGAACTTTTTAATGGGGTTAAGGGCAGCAAATCCGACAACCAACCTCAGGAGATTACAAGAAGGCCGGCTGTG GGCGGACTTGGTTTGTTACCTAAAGAAGAACTTTCTTATGGGGTTAAGGGCAGCAAATCCGACAACCAACCTCAGGAGATTACAAGAAGGCCGGCTGTG CAAACAAGTAAATGGTTCGATCAACAA TCTTGGATGGAAAAGTTGAAGAGTGCTTATGAAAGAGGCACTCTTGTCTTACTAGAAAACTTGGATCCGTCGTATACATCTTCAGAAGTAGAG GATATTGTTTGGAGTGCCTTGAAGGAAATGGGTGAAGCTAAGATGGTACCGCGTTGCACATTGTCCAGTCCTGACCATG GACAAGCTTTTTTCATATTCAAATCAGTGGATGCAGCAGAACGTGCAATTTCTGAGTTAAAGGAGAAATGCCTAATGCTATCAAATGGAAG ACCTCTTCTTGGTCGCAAAGGATGTCTAGTAGAGCCAAACAACGCTTCTACTAGTTTTGTTGGCCATATGGTCATTAACAACCTCAAATTGCAGAAGCAAAAAGCAGAATGG AAAATTGCTGTATCTACATCCCACTACTCCCAGCCCAACACGATCGAATACGATATGGCCTTGGAATGGCTTGTGTTACAAGAGAGATCAAAACTACGGTGGGATGCTTTGAATAAGGTAAGCAAGAAACCCCTACAActtcttcttgttttcaatGAATCTCTCTTTCTAGCACACATGCTGTTATAG